A part of Cannabis sativa cultivar Pink pepper isolate KNU-18-1 chromosome 6, ASM2916894v1, whole genome shotgun sequence genomic DNA contains:
- the LOC115724786 gene encoding auxin-induced protein X15, which translates to MGFRVPNIVPAKKLLRRSFSNNSNKEASMAVDVPKGHLAVYVGENEKKRFVVPVSFLSQPLFQELLTQAEEEYGYDHPMGGLTIPCTQHVFVDVISNLNAS; encoded by the coding sequence ATGGGTTTCCGTGTGCCAAACATAGTTCCAGCAAAGAAATTGCTTCGACGATCTTTTTCCAATAATTCAAACAAAGAAGCCTCAATGGCAGTAGATGTTCCTAAAGGACATTTGGCAGTTTATGTTGGTGAGAATGAAAAGAAGCGGTTTGTTGTTCCTGTCTCATTCTTGAGCCAACCTTTGTTTCAAGAGTTGCTTACTCAAGCTGAAGAAGAATATGGATATGATCATCCAATGGGAGGCCTAACAATTCCCTGCACACAACATGTGTTTGTCGATGTCATCTCCAATTTGAATGCTTCATGA
- the LOC133038896 gene encoding auxin-induced protein 15A-like, which yields MGFRFASLVHAKQLIQKPFSSTKDVPKGYLAVYVGEKRMKRFVIPISFLNHPSFQDLLSQAEQEFGFDHPMGALTIPCNEEAFIELVSRLNT from the coding sequence ATGGGTTTTCGCTTTGCTAGCTTAGTTCATGCCAAGCAACTCATTCAGAAGCCTTTCTCAAGTACAAAAGATGTTCCAAAAGGGTACTTGGCAGTTTATGTTGGGGAGAAGAGAATGAAGAGATTTGTAATCCCGATATCATTCTTGAACCATCCATCATTTCAAGACTTGTTAAGTCAAGCTGAACAAGAGTTTGGATTTGATCATCCAATGGGAGCTCTTACGATTCCCTGCAATGAAGAAGCCTTCATTGAACTCGTTTCTCGCTTAAACACCTAA
- the LOC115725753 gene encoding cytoplasmic 60S subunit biogenesis factor REI1 homolog 2 isoform X1: MSGLACNACNKEFNDDSEQKFHYKSEWHRYNLKRKIAGVPGVTEVLFMARQAALAQEKNKLSEPPMLYSCGLCGKGYRSSKAHAEHLKSRNHILKASSQGVNSQEEDMAIIKPLPRRVVNKAPLQNDAPNEESEDESEGEWEEVDPEEELIGEAAKSLTGLNVDEHGPDEDMDEKDDDEDFDELDPSCCFMCDLEHDNLESCIVHMHKHHGFFIPDVEYLKDPKGFLTYLGLMVKRDFMCLYCNDRCHRFSSLEAVRKHMIAKSHCKVHYGDGGDDEELELEEFYDYSSSYMDEDGNQLVVSGETNAVELAGPELLITRRSSNGVSSKTLGSRDFLRYYRQKPRPSPMHDKAISAALASRYKSMGLATVQSRDNMVRMKVMKEMNRTGVEAMRSKMGMKSNVIRNLPKNCTY; encoded by the exons ATGTCGGGCTTAGCATGTAACGCTTGCAACAAAGAATTCAACGACGATTCTGAGCAAAAGTTCCATTACAAGTCTGAATGGCACCGCTACAATCTCAAGCGCAAG ATAGCTGGGGTCCCTGGGGTTACAGAAGTATTATTTATGGCTAGACAAGCTGCTCTGGCTCAGGAGAAAAACAAGTTAAGCGAACCCCCAATGCTCTACAGCTGTGGTCTTTGTGGCAAAGGGTATAGAAGTTCCAAGGCTCATGCTGAGCATCTCAAATCACGAAATCACATACTGAAGGCTTCTTCTCAAGGGGTCAATAGTCAAGAGGAGGACATGGCGATCATCAAGCCGTTGCCACGTCGTGTTGTGAATAAGGCTCCTCTGCAAAATGATGCTCCTAATGAAGAAAGTGAAGATGAGAGTGAAGGTGAGTGGGAGGAGGTTGATCCTGAGGAAGAATTGATTGGTGAAGCTGCAAAGTCTTTGACTGGCTTGAATGTTGATGAGCATGGTCCTGATGAAGACATGGACGAAAAGGATGATGATGAAGACTTTGATGAGTTGGATCCGTCTTGTTGCTTTATGTGTGACTTAGAGCATGATAACCTAGAGAGCTGCATAGTTCACATGCACAAACATCATGGATTCTTCATTCCTGATGTTGAGTACTTGAAGGATCCTAAAGGCTTTCTTACTTATCTTGGCCTAATG GTCAAAAGGGATTTCATGTGTTTGTACTGTAATGATAGATGCCACCGCTTTAGCAGCTTGGAAGCAGTTAGGAAGCATATGATTGCGAAAAGCCATTGCAAAGTACACTATGGTGACGGCGGTGATGATGAGGAACTCGAGCTAGAAGAGTTCTATGATTACAGCAGCAG CTATATGGATGAGGATGGTAACCAACTGGTTGTGTCAGGTGAAACCAATGCTGTGGAACTTGCTGGGCCTGAGCTCCTTATAACAAGAAGATCTAGCAATGGAGTTTCAAGCAAAACACTTGGTTCCCGGGATTTCTTGCGTTACTATCGCCAGAAACCACGCCCATCACCAATGCATGATAAGGCCATATCAGCCGCCCTGGCCTCAAG GTACAAGAGCATGGGACTGGCGACTGTGCAATCAAGAGACAATATGGTGAGGATGAAAGTGATGAAGGAAATGAATAGAACAGGAGTTGAGGCCATGCGAAGTAAGATGGGAATGAAGAGTAATGTTATTAGGAATCTTCCTAAGAATTGCACATATTAG
- the LOC115725753 gene encoding cytoplasmic 60S subunit biogenesis factor REI1 homolog 2 isoform X2, whose product MSGLACNACNKEFNDDSEQKFHYKSEWHRYNLKRKVPGVPGVTEVLFMARQAALAQEKNKLSEPPMLYSCGLCGKGYRSSKAHAEHLKSRNHILKASSQGVNSQEEDMAIIKPLPRRVVNKAPLQNDAPNEESEDESEGEWEEVDPEEELIGEAAKSLTGLNVDEHGPDEDMDEKDDDEDFDELDPSCCFMCDLEHDNLESCIVHMHKHHGFFIPDVEYLKDPKGFLTYLGLMVKRDFMCLYCNDRCHRFSSLEAVRKHMIAKSHCKVHYGDGGDDEELELEEFYDYSSSYMDEDGNQLVVSGETNAVELAGPELLITRRSSNGVSSKTLGSRDFLRYYRQKPRPSPMHDKAISAALASRYKSMGLATVQSRDNMVRMKVMKEMNRTGVEAMRSKMGMKSNVIRNLPKNCTY is encoded by the exons ATGTCGGGCTTAGCATGTAACGCTTGCAACAAAGAATTCAACGACGATTCTGAGCAAAAGTTCCATTACAAGTCTGAATGGCACCGCTACAATCTCAAGCGCAAGGTTC CTGGGGTCCCTGGGGTTACAGAAGTATTATTTATGGCTAGACAAGCTGCTCTGGCTCAGGAGAAAAACAAGTTAAGCGAACCCCCAATGCTCTACAGCTGTGGTCTTTGTGGCAAAGGGTATAGAAGTTCCAAGGCTCATGCTGAGCATCTCAAATCACGAAATCACATACTGAAGGCTTCTTCTCAAGGGGTCAATAGTCAAGAGGAGGACATGGCGATCATCAAGCCGTTGCCACGTCGTGTTGTGAATAAGGCTCCTCTGCAAAATGATGCTCCTAATGAAGAAAGTGAAGATGAGAGTGAAGGTGAGTGGGAGGAGGTTGATCCTGAGGAAGAATTGATTGGTGAAGCTGCAAAGTCTTTGACTGGCTTGAATGTTGATGAGCATGGTCCTGATGAAGACATGGACGAAAAGGATGATGATGAAGACTTTGATGAGTTGGATCCGTCTTGTTGCTTTATGTGTGACTTAGAGCATGATAACCTAGAGAGCTGCATAGTTCACATGCACAAACATCATGGATTCTTCATTCCTGATGTTGAGTACTTGAAGGATCCTAAAGGCTTTCTTACTTATCTTGGCCTAATG GTCAAAAGGGATTTCATGTGTTTGTACTGTAATGATAGATGCCACCGCTTTAGCAGCTTGGAAGCAGTTAGGAAGCATATGATTGCGAAAAGCCATTGCAAAGTACACTATGGTGACGGCGGTGATGATGAGGAACTCGAGCTAGAAGAGTTCTATGATTACAGCAGCAG CTATATGGATGAGGATGGTAACCAACTGGTTGTGTCAGGTGAAACCAATGCTGTGGAACTTGCTGGGCCTGAGCTCCTTATAACAAGAAGATCTAGCAATGGAGTTTCAAGCAAAACACTTGGTTCCCGGGATTTCTTGCGTTACTATCGCCAGAAACCACGCCCATCACCAATGCATGATAAGGCCATATCAGCCGCCCTGGCCTCAAG GTACAAGAGCATGGGACTGGCGACTGTGCAATCAAGAGACAATATGGTGAGGATGAAAGTGATGAAGGAAATGAATAGAACAGGAGTTGAGGCCATGCGAAGTAAGATGGGAATGAAGAGTAATGTTATTAGGAATCTTCCTAAGAATTGCACATATTAG
- the LOC115695451 gene encoding uncharacterized protein LOC115695451 yields the protein MNFFSNIFLRPDDGQGFDCRHLFQERISQVDQDELIQPLSFDEIRKTLFDMNNHKAPGPDRMSVLFYKHYWEAVGDDFCEAVSDFFVNGKMHKGINATNIVLIPKVQNPKRPNHFRPISLCNVVYKVISKIVANRVKPILPSLIHPTQAAFVPGRNIQDNNVIVQEIIHSFNRKRGKEGLLEEDLGLGTIKGIRLSRSGPVLSHVFFADDLILVGRANLNEAKGLWDCLEKFCSWSGQQVNKLKTSIFFSKNTPNGGWKVKTLSKVGRATLIKSVGLSLPTYTMQTTELSNRLVNMIDGLVRDFWWGFEKGNRGLHLRAWDKLCLPKSRGGLGFRKSKEMNQAFLFWKNVVKANATLQKGVCKKVANGRDTIIWRDPWIPHLKGFISKPIGNGTQGHIYVADLLLTCGRWDVNKLRSLFDHDTVSAILKDGNPSGQGEDRWIWTLESNGQLSCKSTYLTQALEREPHCEVAPSVWNKLWNSKILERHKIL from the exons ATGAATTTCTTCTCTAATATATTCTTGAGGCCTGATGATGGACAGGGATTTGATTGTAGACATTTATTTCAAGAGAGGATATCTCAAGTGGATCAGGACGAGCTCATCCAGCCTCTTTCGTTTGATGAAATTAGGAAAACCCTCTTTGATATGAACAATCATAAGGCGCCGGGACCGGACAGGATGTCAGTGCTTTTTTACAAGCATTACTGGGAGGCTGTTGGAGATGATTTTTGTGAAGCAGTTTCTGATTTCTTTGTGAATGGCAAAATGCACAAGGGCATTAATGCCACGAATATTGTTCTAATTCCAAAAGTCCAGAACCCGAAGAGACCTAATCACTTTAGGCCTATATCACTTTGTAATGTGGTATATAAGGTTATATCCAAAATTGTGGCCAATAGGGTTAAACCTATTTTACCTAGCCTCATTCATCCCACTCAAGCTGCCTTTGTCCCGGGTAGAAATATTCAGGATAACAATGTCATTGTTCAAGAAATCATCCACTCGTTTAATAGGAAACGAGGCAAAGAAGG GCTTTTGGAAGAGGATCTTGGTTTGGGCACTATTAAGGGCATTCGATTGAGTAGAAGTGGACCGGTTTTATCCCATGTTTTCTTTGCGGATGACCTTATCCTGGTGGGTAGAGCTAATCTGAATGAGGCAAAAGGTCTATGGGATTGTCTTGAAAAGTTCTGCTCTTGGTCTGGACAACAAGTGAATAAGCTTAAAACGTCAATCTTTTTCAGTAAGAATACTCCCAATGGT GGATGGAAGGTAAAGACGTTATCCAAGGTGGGCCGTGCTACACTCATAAAATCTGTGGGTTTGTCTTTGCCTACCTATACTATGCAAACTACCGAACTTTCTAATCGTCTTGTCAACATGATAGATGGTTTGGTGAGGGACTTTTGGTGGGGTTTTGAGAAAGGTAATCGTGGTCTTCATCTCAGAGCGTGGGACAAACTTTGCCTTCCTAAATCTCGGGGTGGCCTGGGATTTCGAAAATCTAAAGAAATGAATCAGGCTTTCCTG TTTTGGAAGAACGTTGTGAAAGCCAATGCAACCTTACAGAAAGGAGTTTGCAAGAAGGTTGCCAATGGGAGGGATACGATCATTTGGAGGGATCCCTGGATTCCTCATTTAAAAGGTTTCATTTCGAAACCGATTGGTAATGGCACTCAGGGTCACATCTATGTGGCCGATCTCTTATTAACGTGTGGCAGATGGGATGTTAACAAATTAAGAAGCCTATTTGACCATGATACTGTCTCTGCTATCTTAAAAGATGGCAACCCTTCTGGGCAAGGTGAGGATAGATGGATTTGGACTTTAGAGAGTAATGGGCAATTATCTTGCAAATCGACCTATTTAACTCAAGCTTTGGAAAGAGAGCCTCATTGTGAGGTGGCTCCATCTGTGTGGAATAAACTATGGAATAGCAAAATTTTGGAGCGACATAAGATTTTGTGA
- the LOC133039363 gene encoding uncharacterized protein LOC133039363, whose protein sequence is MRGIAWNCRGLGQTSTVLELKSLIRARTPDFVFLFELKVDATPLVRMLKSLHFYFNIIVPPIGIAGGILLAWKFGFDFECIDCSHNHITGLVYSDPPSHPWLLSCVYGPPYQNAKKKFWSELMDYGDRFGGPWLILGDTNFVLSSSEREGSSGRDPFIPFITDLVDSRGLINMPIQGDKMTWDNHRSGRSHVKSALHKGLINGAWLNLFPKVILCSSQTCNSDHRPLCLLSSGVEPKFKRTFRFEEGWTRDVRSKLVVTNAWVSVVHPWAPARVYKKVGATRVALLN, encoded by the coding sequence ATGAGAGGCATTGCTTGGAACTGTAGAGGGTTAGGGCAGACCTCTACAGTTCTTGAACTAAAGTCCCTGATTAGAGCTCGCACCCCTGATTTTGTCTTCCTATTCGAGCTTAAAGTGGATGCTACACCTCTGGTACGTATGCTAAAATCACtccacttttattttaatattattgtgCCGCCTATTGGTATAGCTGGGGGAATTCTCTTGGCTTGGAAGTTTGGATTTGATTTTGAGTGTATAGATTGCTCTCATAACCATATCACTGGTCTTGTTTATTCGGATCCTCCGTCACACCCTTGGCTCCTCTCGTGTGTGTATGGCCCTCCTTACCAAAATGCTAAGAAGAAGTTTTGGTCTGAGCTGATGGACTATGGGGATAGGTTTGGCGGGCCCTGGTTGATATTGGGAGATactaattttgttttaagtaGCTCAGAACGGGAAGGATCCTCGGGTAGAGACCCCTTTATCCCCTTTATTACCGACCTTGTGGATTCTAGAGGCCTTATTAATATGCCCATTCAAGGTGATAAGATGACTTGGGATAATCACCGTTCTGGTAGGAGCCATGTGAAATCTGCACTCCATAAAGGTTTGATTAATGGAGCTTGGTTGAATCTATTCCCTAAAGTTATTCTTTGCTCCTCCCAGACTTGTAATTCTGATCATAGGCCTCTTTGTCTTCTCTCGAGTGGGGTGGAGCCGAAATTTAAAAGAACCTTCAGATTTGAGGAAGGTTGGACAAGAGATGTAAGGAGTAAACTGGTGGTTACCAATGCGTGGGTGTCGGTTGTTCACCCTTGGGCCCCAGCGCGAGTCTACAAGAAAGTTGGAGCGACTCGTGTTGCTCTTCTCAATTAG